One stretch of Terriglobales bacterium DNA includes these proteins:
- a CDS encoding four helix bundle protein, which translates to MWEKAEIAVTNTFRDLIAWQKAKTLARDIYLATRSFPTEEQYALRDQLRKAVISVSSNIAEGKGRATQRDFCHFLVQARGSLYEVESELEIARDLHYITDTEADQLVASCNEVARVLNGLINSTKTAA; encoded by the coding sequence ATGTGGGAGAAAGCTGAAATTGCGGTGACGAACACATTTCGTGACTTGATTGCTTGGCAGAAGGCCAAAACGCTGGCTCGGGACATCTACCTCGCAACACGGAGCTTCCCGACGGAGGAGCAATACGCGCTAAGAGATCAGCTTCGCAAGGCTGTCATTTCCGTTTCGTCGAACATTGCCGAAGGGAAAGGGAGAGCCACGCAGAGGGACTTTTGCCACTTCCTCGTACAGGCGCGAGGCTCTTTATACGAGGTCGAAAGCGAGCTAGAGATTGCGAGGGACTTGCACTACATCACCGATACCGAGGCAGATCAACTGGTGGCGTCGTGCAACGAGGTGGCGCGGGTTCTTAACGGCCTGATTAATTCAACAAAGACCGCGGCTTAG